A genomic window from Armatimonadota bacterium includes:
- a CDS encoding cation diffusion facilitator family transporter has protein sequence MGVPQVRAALVSVSAGVAILLFKFGAYLLTGSMAILSDAAESVVNVVAANVALLSLIVAARPPDAAHQYGHGKAEYLSGATEGAMIILAGGWVLVTAVLRLLSPLPLRHLDWGLAVLAAATTANYLTARFLLKVSRVVESAALEADARHLLADVLTSIGVFVGLGLSWFFRQPRVDAAVAVAVSLHVLRMGGTVFLQAVGGLMDTSLPPGEEAAVRRILDEHRGEIVEYHALRARKVGPRRFLDLHLVLHRVLRVGEAHALCDDLERHVEEALPATDITIHVEPCERPCPVCDRPDLSPPDPGRPDPGRLGPDRPPPTAESSRILPA, from the coding sequence ATGGGTGTGCCGCAAGTCAGGGCGGCGCTGGTCTCGGTGAGCGCCGGCGTCGCCATCCTGCTGTTCAAGTTCGGCGCCTACCTGCTGACCGGATCCATGGCCATTCTGTCCGATGCGGCCGAATCCGTCGTCAATGTGGTGGCGGCCAACGTCGCCCTGCTCAGCCTCATCGTGGCCGCCCGGCCGCCCGATGCGGCCCATCAATACGGCCACGGGAAAGCCGAGTATCTCAGCGGGGCCACGGAAGGAGCGATGATCATCCTGGCCGGGGGCTGGGTCCTGGTGACGGCCGTCCTCCGCCTTCTGAGCCCCCTGCCGCTGCGCCACCTCGACTGGGGACTGGCCGTGCTGGCCGCCGCGACGACGGCCAACTACCTGACCGCGCGCTTCCTGCTGAAGGTCTCAAGGGTGGTCGAATCCGCCGCCCTGGAGGCGGACGCCCGACACCTGCTGGCCGACGTGCTGACATCGATCGGCGTCTTCGTCGGGCTCGGCCTCAGCTGGTTCTTCCGGCAGCCGCGGGTCGACGCCGCGGTCGCCGTGGCGGTCTCCCTGCACGTGCTGCGGATGGGCGGTACGGTCTTCCTGCAGGCGGTCGGCGGGTTGATGGACACCAGCCTTCCTCCGGGCGAAGAGGCGGCCGTCCGACGCATCCTGGACGAGCACCGCGGAGAGATCGTCGAATACCACGCCCTGCGCGCCCGGAAAGTGGGCCCGCGGCGCTTCCTGGACCTGCACCTGGTGCTGCACCGCGTCCTCCGCGTGGGGGAAGCCCACGCCCTCTGCGACGACCTCGAGCGCCACGTCGAGGAGGCTTTGCCAGCGACGGACATCACGATCCATGTCGAGCCCTGCGAACGTCCCTGTCCGGTCTGTGACCGGCCGGATCTCAGCCCGCCCGACCCCGGCCGACCTGACCCCGGCCGGCTGGGACCCGACCGACCGCCCCCGACCGCCGAAAGCTCTCGGATCCTCCCCGCCTAA
- a CDS encoding penicillin acylase family protein, which produces MRRLLAWLLAVVLLAVVVAGGAGTYLIIRAFPRTEGLLAVPGLEEPVEVLRDRWGVPHLVARNAYDLFFAQGFVHAQDRLWQMEFNRRVASGRLSEIFGATTLSTDRFLRTVGLRRAAEAEWPIQDEEARAAARAYADGVNAFLRLAGSRLPVEFTLLRFRPDPWTPVDSLAFAKLMAWVLSGNWESEILRAHLAARFGPDGMRALMPPYPANHPVIVPRTDFADFRSPAVLRLLEAAPSRRGVGSNNWVVSSARTDTGAPLLANDPHLEAGMPSIWYEMHLQGGGFNVIGATFPGTPGVVIGHNEHIAWGVTNAGPDVQDLYIERFHPADPTRYLFRGRWERAAVVEERIVVRGRREPEVLTVRITRHGPVLNAVVEGLPSFLALRWTALTPGKILSSLGRLNRARNWREFREALRDWTVPAQNFVYADREGNIGYQLPGRIPLRARGDGLLPVPGWTGEYEWVGEIPFDRLPSWFNPERGYLVTANNRIVPPSYRYLLGLEWDPGFRAQRIEAMLREKPRLGLPDFQRIQNDLLSLPGQAMVRALGTVRVTTEPGAWMLAELRGWDGVLSPDSRAAAIYEAVRVTLPRLLFADVLGPDLFKRYLDRSDAWMLAVTRLLNDPASPWWAPRGRDAVVVQALEEAYDILRHRLGSDRTTWTWGRLHVMRFEHPMGRVRALSWIFNATAPPTGGDLYTVNNGGFDATTFRQVVVASYRQIVDLADFDRSVAIHTTGQSGLPFHRHYKDFVPLWARGQYHPLVFSRTRIEAEVAGRLTLRPP; this is translated from the coding sequence ATGCGACGCCTGCTGGCCTGGCTGCTGGCCGTTGTCCTGCTGGCTGTGGTCGTCGCCGGCGGAGCGGGCACCTATCTGATCATCCGCGCCTTCCCGCGCACGGAGGGTCTCCTGGCCGTCCCCGGCCTGGAGGAGCCGGTGGAAGTCCTCCGGGACCGCTGGGGTGTTCCGCACCTTGTTGCCCGCAATGCCTACGACCTGTTCTTCGCCCAGGGGTTCGTGCACGCGCAGGACCGGCTCTGGCAGATGGAGTTCAACCGGCGCGTCGCCTCCGGTCGGCTCTCGGAGATCTTCGGGGCCACGACGCTGTCCACCGACCGCTTCCTCCGCACCGTCGGGCTGCGCCGCGCGGCGGAGGCGGAGTGGCCGATCCAGGACGAGGAGGCCAGGGCCGCCGCCCGGGCCTACGCCGACGGCGTCAACGCCTTCCTCAGGCTGGCCGGCTCCCGGCTTCCGGTGGAGTTCACGCTGCTGCGTTTCCGGCCGGACCCCTGGACGCCGGTCGATTCGCTGGCCTTCGCAAAGCTGATGGCCTGGGTCCTGTCGGGGAACTGGGAGTCCGAGATCCTCCGCGCCCACCTCGCGGCCCGCTTCGGTCCCGACGGCATGCGGGCGCTGATGCCGCCGTACCCTGCGAATCATCCCGTCATTGTCCCCCGCACCGACTTCGCCGACTTCCGCTCGCCGGCCGTCCTGCGCCTGCTTGAGGCCGCCCCGTCGCGCCGCGGCGTGGGGAGCAACAACTGGGTCGTCTCCTCCGCCCGCACCGACACCGGGGCCCCCCTGCTGGCCAACGATCCGCACCTGGAAGCGGGGATGCCCTCCATCTGGTACGAGATGCACCTGCAGGGCGGCGGGTTCAATGTCATCGGCGCCACCTTCCCCGGCACGCCGGGCGTCGTCATCGGCCACAACGAGCACATCGCCTGGGGCGTCACCAACGCGGGGCCGGACGTCCAGGATCTCTACATCGAGCGCTTCCATCCTGCCGATCCGACGCGGTACCTGTTTCGCGGCCGGTGGGAACGGGCCGCGGTGGTCGAGGAGCGCATCGTGGTCCGGGGCCGGCGGGAACCGGAGGTGTTGACCGTCCGCATCACCCGCCACGGTCCCGTCCTCAACGCCGTCGTGGAAGGATTGCCGTCGTTTCTGGCCCTGCGCTGGACGGCGCTGACGCCGGGGAAGATCCTCTCCTCCCTGGGCAGGCTGAACCGGGCCCGCAACTGGCGGGAGTTCCGGGAGGCCCTGCGCGACTGGACGGTCCCCGCGCAGAACTTCGTCTACGCGGACCGGGAGGGCAACATCGGCTACCAGCTGCCCGGCCGCATCCCCCTCCGGGCCCGGGGCGACGGCCTGCTGCCCGTCCCCGGATGGACCGGCGAGTACGAGTGGGTCGGCGAGATCCCCTTCGACCGGCTGCCGTCGTGGTTCAATCCCGAACGCGGATACCTCGTCACGGCCAACAACCGGATCGTACCGCCGTCGTACCGGTATCTCCTGGGATTGGAGTGGGATCCCGGATTCCGCGCGCAGCGCATCGAAGCGATGCTGCGGGAGAAACCCAGGCTCGGCCTGCCGGATTTCCAGCGCATCCAGAACGACCTCCTCTCGCTTCCGGGCCAGGCCATGGTCCGCGCGCTGGGCACGGTGCGTGTGACGACGGAACCGGGGGCCTGGATGCTGGCGGAACTGCGGGGATGGGACGGCGTGCTCAGCCCGGACAGCCGGGCGGCGGCGATCTACGAGGCGGTGCGGGTGACGCTGCCCCGCCTGCTGTTCGCCGATGTGCTCGGCCCCGACCTCTTCAAACGGTACCTGGACCGGTCGGATGCCTGGATGCTGGCGGTGACCCGCCTGCTCAACGATCCCGCCTCGCCGTGGTGGGCGCCGCGGGGTCGGGACGCCGTCGTGGTGCAGGCGTTGGAGGAAGCGTACGACATCCTGCGCCACCGGCTGGGCAGCGATCGGACGACCTGGACGTGGGGGCGCCTGCACGTGATGCGCTTCGAGCATCCCATGGGCCGGGTGCGGGCGCTGTCCTGGATCTTCAACGCCACAGCGCCCCCCACGGGGGGCGACCTCTACACCGTGAACAACGGCGGGTTCGACGCCACGACCTTCCGGCAGGTGGTGGTCGCCTCGTACCGACAGATCGTCGACCTCGCCGACTTCGACCGCTCCGTCGCCATTCACACCACGGGACAGAGCGGGCTCCCCTTCCACAGGCACTACAAAGACTTCGTCCCCCTGTGGGCCCGGGGACAGTACCATCCCCTGGTGTTCTCGCGGACGCGGATCGAGGCCGAAGTGGCGGGTCGACTCACCCTCCGTCCTCCCTGA
- a CDS encoding 3-hydroxyacyl-CoA dehydrogenase/enoyl-CoA hydratase family protein, whose translation MRRLRSAAVLGSGVMGAAIAAHLANAGVSVLLLDIVPTELTEEERRRGLSLDDPGVRNRLAAAGKERALRSSPAAFFTPARASLVTVGNFEDHLRDIAGCDWVIEAVVEDLAIKQQLLERVERHWREGTVVSTNTSGLPVAQIAAGRSAAFQRHFLGTHFFNPPRYLKLLEVIPLPQTDPALAATVTAWGERQLGKGVVYAHDRPNFIANRIGTYGFRKAVQLMLELGLTVEEVDELTGPLIGRPRSATFRTTDLVGLDTVIHVSENAYRNLPDDPERDIFLVPPLFHEMARRGWLGEKSGGGFYRRVDGEIYALDYTTMEYRPRRKPQLAGVESARMIEDPARRLRQLLSLPDKAGQFLWKLTSSILAYAARRVPEIADDIVNVDRAMRWGFAWDLGPFETWDLLGVGEIATRLRDEGRDLPPLVQEVLSQGDGVFYRTRNGTREYYDLALQSYRPVPERAHVLSLSTLVAGGRTVHRNPGASLIDLGDGIACLEFHSKVNVIGEDTLRMLQTALDEVRRNFDGLVIGNQGQEFSAGANLMLMLLEAQEGNWDDIAAAIRIGQRLHEAIRYFEKPVVAAPFNRALAGGCEICLHCARVQAAAETYMGLVETAMGLIPAWGGTTEMVRRAVSRLPAGVDADLFPMVRFAFETIALAKVSTSAEEAFALGYLREGDGITMNGDHLLHDAKEVCLSLVRTGYRPPLRQTFRVVGERGLAAIETYLYLMRTAGQISDHDAHVGRRLAYVVCGGRVPYGTEVSEAYMHDLEREAFIGLLGHPRTQERIRHFLQTGRPLRN comes from the coding sequence ATGCGCCGGTTGCGCAGCGCGGCCGTTCTCGGTTCGGGCGTCATGGGCGCGGCGATCGCCGCGCACCTGGCCAACGCCGGCGTGTCCGTCCTCCTGCTGGACATCGTCCCCACAGAGCTGACGGAGGAGGAGCGCCGACGCGGGCTGAGCCTGGACGATCCCGGGGTCCGCAACCGCCTCGCCGCCGCGGGCAAGGAGCGCGCGCTGCGGAGTTCCCCCGCCGCGTTCTTCACCCCGGCCCGGGCCAGCCTGGTCACGGTGGGCAACTTCGAAGACCACCTCCGGGACATCGCCGGCTGCGACTGGGTGATCGAAGCGGTGGTCGAGGATCTGGCAATCAAGCAGCAGCTGCTGGAGCGCGTCGAGCGGCACTGGCGGGAGGGGACCGTGGTCAGCACGAACACCTCGGGTCTGCCCGTGGCCCAGATCGCCGCGGGACGCTCGGCGGCCTTTCAGCGGCACTTCCTGGGCACGCATTTCTTCAACCCCCCGCGGTACCTGAAACTGCTCGAGGTCATCCCGCTGCCCCAGACCGACCCGGCGCTGGCGGCCACCGTCACGGCGTGGGGAGAGCGCCAGCTGGGGAAGGGCGTGGTCTACGCCCACGACCGCCCCAACTTCATCGCCAACCGGATCGGGACCTACGGCTTCCGCAAGGCCGTGCAGCTCATGCTCGAACTCGGCCTGACCGTCGAAGAGGTGGACGAACTCACCGGCCCGCTGATCGGCCGGCCGCGCAGCGCCACCTTCCGCACCACCGATCTGGTCGGGCTGGACACCGTCATCCACGTCTCGGAGAACGCCTACCGCAACCTGCCCGACGACCCGGAGCGCGATATCTTCCTCGTGCCGCCGCTGTTCCACGAGATGGCCCGACGCGGCTGGCTGGGCGAGAAGAGCGGCGGCGGCTTCTACCGACGGGTGGACGGCGAGATCTACGCCCTCGACTACACCACGATGGAGTACCGGCCCCGCCGGAAGCCTCAGCTGGCCGGCGTGGAGAGCGCGCGGATGATCGAGGATCCCGCCAGGCGGCTGCGCCAGCTCCTTTCCCTGCCGGATAAGGCGGGGCAGTTCCTCTGGAAGCTTACCAGCAGCATCCTGGCCTACGCGGCGCGACGCGTCCCCGAGATCGCCGACGACATCGTCAACGTGGACCGGGCGATGCGCTGGGGCTTTGCCTGGGATCTGGGGCCCTTCGAGACGTGGGACCTGCTCGGCGTCGGCGAGATCGCCACGCGGCTGCGGGACGAGGGCCGCGACCTCCCGCCGCTCGTCCAGGAGGTGCTGTCGCAGGGCGACGGCGTCTTCTACCGCACACGGAACGGGACCCGGGAGTACTACGACCTCGCCCTGCAGTCCTATCGACCGGTCCCCGAACGGGCCCACGTCCTCTCGCTCTCCACACTCGTGGCCGGCGGGCGCACCGTCCACAGAAACCCCGGGGCCAGCCTGATCGATCTCGGCGACGGCATCGCCTGCCTGGAGTTCCACTCCAAGGTCAACGTCATCGGCGAAGACACGCTGCGGATGTTGCAGACGGCCCTGGACGAGGTGCGGCGCAACTTCGACGGTCTGGTCATCGGCAACCAGGGCCAGGAGTTCTCCGCCGGCGCCAACCTGATGCTCATGCTGCTCGAGGCGCAGGAGGGGAACTGGGACGACATCGCCGCTGCGATCCGCATCGGCCAGCGGTTGCATGAGGCCATCCGCTACTTCGAAAAGCCGGTGGTGGCGGCGCCCTTCAACCGGGCGCTGGCCGGCGGATGTGAGATCTGCCTGCACTGCGCCCGGGTCCAGGCCGCGGCGGAAACCTACATGGGCCTGGTGGAGACCGCCATGGGCCTCATTCCCGCCTGGGGCGGCACCACGGAGATGGTGCGCCGGGCGGTCTCCCGTCTGCCCGCCGGCGTCGACGCCGACCTGTTCCCGATGGTCCGCTTCGCCTTTGAGACCATCGCCCTGGCCAAGGTCTCCACCTCCGCGGAGGAAGCCTTCGCCCTGGGCTATCTGCGCGAGGGTGACGGGATCACCATGAACGGCGACCACCTCCTTCACGACGCCAAAGAGGTGTGCCTGTCCCTGGTTCGCACGGGATACCGGCCGCCGCTGCGCCAGACCTTCAGGGTCGTCGGGGAACGCGGCCTGGCGGCCATCGAAACCTACCTGTACCTGATGCGCACCGCCGGCCAGATCAGCGACCACGACGCCCACGTCGGGCGGCGATTGGCCTACGTGGTCTGTGGGGGCCGCGTCCCCTACGGTACCGAGGTGTCGGAAGCGTACATGCACGATCTGGAGCGTGAGGCGTTCATCGGCCTGCTGGGGCATCCCCGCACCCAGGAGCGGATCCGTCACTTCCTGCAGACGGGCCGCCCCCTTCGCAACTGA
- a CDS encoding acetyl-CoA C-acyltransferase: MRQAVIVSAVRTAVGKAPRGTLKDTRPDEMAAAAVAEAVRRVRGLEPAQVDDVILGCALPEAEQGLNVARIAALRAGLPHTVPGQTVNRFCSSGLQAIAIAAEHIMAGFADVVVAGGTESMSLMPGQTGHTFAPNPHLVEHWPEVFTSMGLTAENVARQFGISREDQDAYALRSHLRAAEAIRGARFADEIVPLVVKRWESDGEGRPRAQEIVFQTDEGVRFDTSLEALAKLKPVFAREGTVTAGNSSQTSDGAAAVVVMSDERASRLGLEPLGVFRSFAVAGVPPEIMGIGPVEAVPKALRLAGLKLDDVDLIELNEAFAAQTLAVIRQLGLDEEKVNVNGGAIALGHPLGCTGAKLTATLLYEMARRRSRYGLVTMCIGGGMGAAGVFERPH, encoded by the coding sequence ATGCGACAGGCGGTCATCGTATCCGCGGTGCGAACGGCCGTGGGGAAAGCGCCGCGGGGCACGCTCAAGGACACCCGCCCCGACGAAATGGCCGCGGCGGCCGTCGCCGAGGCGGTCCGCCGCGTCCGGGGGCTGGAGCCGGCCCAGGTGGACGACGTCATCCTGGGCTGCGCCCTGCCGGAGGCGGAGCAGGGACTGAATGTGGCGCGCATCGCGGCGCTGCGCGCCGGCCTTCCCCACACCGTGCCCGGGCAGACCGTGAACCGGTTCTGCTCCTCGGGATTGCAGGCCATCGCCATTGCGGCCGAACACATCATGGCCGGCTTCGCCGACGTCGTCGTCGCCGGCGGGACGGAGAGCATGAGCCTGATGCCGGGGCAGACCGGCCACACCTTCGCCCCGAACCCGCACCTGGTGGAGCATTGGCCCGAAGTGTTCACCTCTATGGGGCTGACGGCGGAGAACGTGGCGCGGCAGTTCGGCATCAGCCGCGAGGACCAGGACGCCTACGCCCTGCGCAGCCACCTCCGCGCGGCGGAAGCCATCCGCGGCGCGCGGTTCGCCGACGAGATCGTGCCCCTGGTGGTGAAGCGGTGGGAGTCCGACGGCGAAGGACGCCCCAGGGCCCAGGAGATCGTCTTCCAGACCGACGAAGGCGTGCGCTTCGACACCTCCCTCGAGGCGCTGGCCAAGCTCAAACCGGTCTTCGCCAGGGAGGGCACGGTCACGGCCGGCAACTCCTCGCAGACCAGCGACGGGGCGGCGGCGGTGGTCGTCATGTCGGACGAACGGGCCAGCCGGCTAGGACTCGAGCCGCTGGGAGTCTTCCGCTCCTTCGCCGTCGCCGGTGTGCCGCCGGAGATCATGGGCATCGGCCCGGTGGAAGCGGTGCCCAAGGCCCTCAGGCTGGCCGGTCTGAAACTGGACGACGTCGATCTGATCGAGCTGAACGAGGCCTTCGCCGCGCAGACCCTCGCCGTGATCCGACAGCTGGGTCTCGACGAGGAAAAGGTCAACGTCAACGGCGGGGCGATCGCCCTCGGCCATCCCCTGGGATGCACGGGGGCGAAGCTGACGGCAACCCTGCTCTACGAGATGGCCCGCCGCCGCAGCCGCTACGGCCTGGTCACGATGTGCATCGGTGGCGGGATGGGCGCCGCGGGCGTCTTCGAACGGCCCCACTGA
- a CDS encoding acyl-CoA dehydrogenase family protein — MDAKAVTAPVAGGGFLIGETAPAEVFTPEDLNEEQRMVRQSVREFAERELVPNLNRLEEKDWDLTRRLFRTLGEMGILGIEVPAAYGGSELDKITATVVAEELSYGSFGVSYGAHTGIGMEPIIFFGTDLQRQRYLPKMIRAELIGAYALTEPTAGSDAMSIRTRAVRAPDGGWILNGTKQFITNAAFADIFTVFAKVDGEHHTAFLVERGSPGFTVGEEEHKMGIRGSSTASLFLENVHLPPDHLLGEVGQGFKIAMNILNMGRFKLAAALVGACRHILPQAVAYAVERQQFGRSLSSFGLIKAKIAEMAIRTYVAESMVYRTAGLINNALGGVHGDPQEAMRALEEYAVECAVNKVFASEVLDFVTDETVQIFGGYGFIEEYPAARAYRDARINRLFEGTSEINRLLTTGMLLRRAQRGRLGLIPAAMAVAQELTAPALGESLETGLLAEERRLVAMVKKAALFAAGAAVQKYLEAIEEQQEVLAAIADMVIETFAMESGLLRALKAVQRDGEAAAATKMAMIQTYINDAIPRVDAWAKTVLAAVEEGDTLRTALAGLRRFLRHTPVNTVTLRRQIADRQISAGQYVS, encoded by the coding sequence ATGGACGCGAAGGCAGTCACCGCCCCCGTCGCGGGCGGAGGGTTCCTGATCGGGGAGACGGCTCCGGCCGAGGTGTTCACGCCGGAGGATCTGAACGAAGAGCAGCGGATGGTCCGCCAGAGCGTCCGGGAGTTCGCCGAGCGGGAGCTGGTGCCCAACCTCAACCGCCTCGAGGAGAAGGACTGGGACCTGACGCGCCGCCTGTTCCGCACCCTGGGCGAGATGGGCATCCTCGGCATCGAGGTGCCCGCGGCCTACGGCGGCTCGGAACTGGACAAGATCACCGCCACCGTCGTGGCGGAAGAACTTTCCTACGGCTCCTTCGGCGTCAGCTACGGCGCACACACCGGGATCGGCATGGAGCCCATCATCTTCTTTGGCACCGACCTGCAGCGTCAGCGCTACCTGCCGAAGATGATCCGCGCCGAGCTGATCGGCGCCTACGCCCTCACCGAGCCCACCGCCGGTTCGGACGCCATGTCCATCCGCACCAGAGCCGTCCGGGCGCCGGACGGCGGCTGGATCCTAAACGGCACGAAGCAGTTCATCACCAACGCCGCGTTTGCCGACATCTTCACCGTCTTCGCCAAGGTGGACGGCGAGCACCACACCGCCTTCCTGGTGGAGCGCGGCTCCCCCGGCTTCACGGTCGGCGAGGAGGAGCACAAGATGGGCATCCGCGGCTCCTCCACGGCCTCGCTCTTCCTGGAGAACGTGCACCTACCCCCCGACCACCTCCTGGGCGAGGTGGGGCAGGGCTTCAAGATCGCGATGAACATCCTGAACATGGGCCGCTTCAAGCTGGCCGCGGCGCTGGTCGGGGCCTGCCGCCATATCCTGCCCCAGGCCGTGGCCTACGCCGTGGAGCGGCAGCAGTTCGGCCGATCGCTGAGTTCCTTCGGGCTGATCAAGGCCAAGATCGCGGAGATGGCCATCCGCACCTACGTCGCCGAGTCCATGGTCTACCGCACCGCGGGGCTGATCAACAACGCCCTGGGCGGTGTCCACGGCGATCCTCAGGAAGCGATGCGCGCCCTGGAAGAGTACGCCGTGGAGTGCGCCGTCAACAAGGTGTTCGCCTCGGAGGTCTTGGACTTCGTCACCGACGAGACCGTCCAGATCTTCGGCGGCTACGGCTTCATCGAGGAGTACCCGGCGGCCCGGGCCTATCGCGACGCCCGCATCAACCGCCTCTTCGAAGGAACCAGCGAGATCAACCGCCTGCTCACCACCGGCATGCTGCTGCGCCGGGCGCAGCGCGGCCGGCTGGGGCTGATCCCGGCGGCGATGGCCGTGGCCCAGGAACTCACGGCCCCGGCCCTGGGCGAGTCTTTGGAGACGGGACTGCTGGCGGAGGAACGGCGTCTGGTGGCCATGGTGAAAAAGGCCGCGCTGTTCGCCGCCGGGGCGGCGGTGCAGAAGTACCTGGAGGCGATCGAGGAGCAACAGGAAGTGCTGGCGGCGATCGCCGACATGGTCATCGAAACCTTCGCCATGGAGAGCGGGCTGCTGCGCGCCCTGAAGGCGGTGCAGCGGGACGGCGAGGCGGCGGCGGCCACCAAGATGGCCATGATCCAAACCTACATCAACGATGCGATCCCGCGGGTGGACGCCTGGGCGAAGACGGTCCTGGCCGCGGTCGAGGAAGGGGACACCCTGCGCACCGCCCTGGCCGGCCTGCGGCGGTTCCTGCGCCACACGCCGGTGAACACCGTGACCCTGCGCCGGCAGATCGCCGACCGTCAGATCAGCGCGGGGCAGTACGTGAGCTGA
- a CDS encoding long-chain fatty acid--CoA ligase, producing the protein MATLIEHRPWLRFYEPGVPHTLQYPSLPVPALLDESAARFPDHSAVVFFGARLSYRTLDRLTRRFAAALGRLGVAPGDRVALHLPNSPQFLIAYYGALRAGAVVVPFNPLYVEREIEHQLSDSGAEVSVTLDLFYPRIAAVRQRTRVREIVVTAINDFFPLHLRLLYPLKARREGQLVPVPRAKDIHRLTDLLASDAETTPRFPAVDPGSTAVLLYTGGTTGIPKGAVLTHRNLVCNVLQCRAWFTGLRPGQDTVVAIIPFFHSYGMTSAMNFSVATGSRLVPLPRFQLELALEAIDRYRPQIFPGVPTLYTAIINAPEIGRHDLRSIRACISGAAALPLEVQSRFEALTGGRLVEGYGLTEASPVTHANPIQGTRKTGSIGIPFPDTDARIVDLETGTRTLDPGEVGELVVSGPQVMREYWNRPDETALVLRGGWLYTGDMARMDEDGFFYIVDRKKEMIITGGLNVFPREVEEALYAHPAVLEAAAVGIPEPYRGEVVKAYVVRKPGVQVTADEIVEHCKKLLAPFKVPKVVEFREALPKSMVGKILRRVLLEEERAKAGR; encoded by the coding sequence ATGGCCACCCTGATCGAGCACCGGCCCTGGCTGCGCTTCTACGAACCGGGCGTACCCCACACGCTGCAGTACCCGTCCCTCCCGGTGCCTGCCCTGCTGGACGAGTCGGCGGCGCGCTTCCCCGACCACAGCGCGGTGGTCTTTTTCGGCGCGCGCCTGTCCTACCGCACGCTGGACCGCCTCACCCGGCGGTTCGCCGCGGCCCTGGGGCGGCTGGGAGTGGCCCCCGGCGACCGGGTGGCGCTGCACCTGCCCAACAGCCCCCAGTTCCTGATCGCATACTACGGCGCGCTGCGGGCCGGGGCCGTGGTCGTCCCCTTCAACCCGCTCTACGTGGAGCGGGAGATCGAACATCAACTGTCCGACAGCGGGGCGGAGGTCTCCGTGACCTTGGACCTCTTCTACCCGCGGATTGCCGCCGTCCGTCAGCGGACCCGGGTGCGCGAGATTGTCGTCACCGCGATCAACGACTTCTTCCCCCTGCACCTCCGCCTGCTGTATCCGCTCAAGGCGCGGCGCGAGGGGCAGCTGGTGCCCGTTCCCAGGGCGAAAGACATCCACCGCCTGACCGACCTGCTCGCGTCGGATGCGGAGACGACGCCCCGATTCCCCGCCGTCGATCCGGGATCGACGGCGGTGCTGCTGTATACCGGCGGGACGACCGGCATCCCCAAGGGCGCCGTGCTCACCCACCGGAACCTGGTGTGTAACGTCCTGCAGTGTCGGGCCTGGTTCACGGGGCTGCGTCCCGGCCAGGATACCGTCGTGGCGATCATCCCCTTCTTCCACTCCTATGGGATGACCTCGGCGATGAACTTCTCCGTGGCCACAGGGTCCCGTCTGGTCCCCCTGCCGCGATTCCAGCTGGAGCTGGCGCTGGAGGCCATCGACCGCTACCGCCCCCAGATCTTCCCGGGCGTGCCCACGCTGTACACGGCCATCATCAACGCGCCCGAGATCGGCCGCCACGACCTGCGCTCCATCCGGGCCTGCATCTCCGGCGCGGCCGCGCTTCCCCTGGAGGTCCAGTCGCGCTTTGAGGCCCTGACCGGCGGCCGGCTGGTCGAGGGCTACGGGTTGACCGAGGCGTCGCCCGTCACGCACGCCAACCCGATCCAGGGGACGCGGAAGACCGGCAGCATCGGGATCCCCTTCCCGGACACGGACGCCCGCATCGTCGACCTGGAGACCGGGACCCGCACGCTGGACCCGGGGGAGGTGGGCGAACTGGTCGTCAGCGGACCCCAGGTGATGCGGGAGTACTGGAACCGACCCGATGAAACCGCCCTCGTCCTGCGCGGGGGCTGGCTGTACACCGGCGATATGGCCCGGATGGACGAGGACGGGTTCTTCTACATCGTGGACCGCAAGAAGGAGATGATCATCACCGGCGGGCTCAACGTCTTCCCCCGCGAGGTGGAAGAGGCACTGTACGCGCATCCCGCGGTCCTGGAGGCGGCCGCGGTCGGTATTCCCGAGCCCTATCGGGGCGAAGTGGTGAAGGCCTACGTGGTACGCAAGCCCGGCGTCCAGGTCACCGCAGACGAGATCGTCGAGCACTGCAAGAAGCTTCTGGCGCCCTTTAAGGTGCCCAAGGTGGTGGAGTTCCGGGAGGCGCTGCCCAAGTCGATGGTCGGGAAGATCCTCCGCCGCGTGCTCCTGGAGGAGGAACGCGCCAAAGCGGGCAGGTGA